The Solibacillus sp. FSL R7-0668 genome includes the window TTATGTATTAGCGATGGCAAAGTCTCACCGCACGGCAAATGATAAAGAATTGATACGTTGGCAAGCGGATTATGGTAAAATAGAAGGTGTAATTAATAAGCGTTACGGTAGTGTCCCGATTGAATTAACGATTTCCAAAAAGGGCAAAAAGGGCAAAATCAATCATCTCGAACAAACAAAATTAAGTAACTATATTGGACAGATGAATGTTGTCATGTTTGCACCAGAAGATTTAAATATCGTCAAGGGAAGTCCACAAATTCGCCGTCGATTTATCGATATGGAAATTGGGCAAATTTCACCTGTTTACTTACATGATTTACTAACCTTTCAAAAAATTTTAAAACAACGTAATCATTTATTAAAAAGTAATCAAGGAAAAGCATCGCTCGCAAATGATGTGATGTTTGATATTTATACAGAGCAATATATAGGCGCTGCTGTGCAAATTATCCGCAAACGGTTTCAATTTATGGAGTTATTGCAAGCTTGGGCAGAGCCAATTCACGAAGGCATCTCGCGCGGATTAGAAAGGCTAGTCATTAAATATCGTCCTGTTTCGGGGATGGATGCCAGCTGGAGTGCAGGACAAATGCATGATTATTTAAAACAAAAGCTAGACGAAATGAAGCAACGTGAAATCGAGCGCGGTGTAACGTTGATCGGACCGCACCGGGATGATTTGCAGTTTTTGGTCAATGACTATGACGTGCAAGTGTATGGCTCGCAAGGTCAGCAGCGAACAACAGCATTGTCCTTAAAGTTGGCAGAAATAGAGCTCATTAAGCAGGAAACAAAAGAAACGCCCATTTTATTATTAGACGACGTATTGTCAGAGCTAGATGATTATCGTCAATCGCATTTATTGAATACGATTCAAGGTGAAGTACAGACATTTGTTACAACAACAAGCGTTGAGGGCATTCATCACGAGACGATTCAGCATGCAAAACTATTCCGTGTCAAACAAGGCACAATTGATCAATAATAACGCGTTTTTAATGCATGAAAATAAATAACAAAGAAGCATACTAATCGTTATGAAAGAGTAGGTGAACTATAGTGACTTTAGAAGATAGTAAAGTCCAGCAATCTTATGATGCCGAACAAATACAAGTTCTGGAAGGTTTAGAAGCTGTTCGTAAACGTCCGGGTATGTATATTGGTTCTACAAGCTCAAAGGGATTGCACCATTTAGTGTGGGAAATTGTGGATAATAGTATCGATGAGGCGTTGGCCGGTTTTTGTACAGATATTAAAATAACAATCGAACAAGATAATTGGATTCGTGTAGAGGATAATGGTCGAGGGATTCCTGTAGATACGCAAGAGAAAATGGGGATGCCTGCTGTTGAAGTTATTATGACTGTATTACACGCTGGAGGTAAGTTTGGCGGTGGAGGTTATAAAGTATCAGGTGGTCTACACGGTGTTGGTGCATCTGTAGTAAATGCATTATCAGTCCAAACAATCGTTCAAGTACATCGTGATGGAAAAGTACATGAAATTATTTTCGAACGTGGTCACACGAAGCAAAAACTAACTGTAATCGGTGAAACAGATCGTACAGGTACAACAACACGCTTTAAAGCTGATACTGAAATTTTCAAAGAAACACAAGTGTACGAATATGACATTTTAGCAACACGTATTCGTGAATTAGCATACTTAAATCGTGGCATTCGTATTTCGATTGCTGATGAGCGTGAAGGTCAAGAGCGCGAAGAAGCATTCCACTTCGAAGGTGGGATTCGTGAATACGTTGAACATATTAACGAAAATAAAGAACCTATTCATGCACCAATTGATGTATTCGGCGAAAAAGAAGGAATTTCTGTTGAAATTGCGATGCAATATAATGCAGGCTTCAATTCAACGATTATGTCCTTTGCTAATAACATTAATACCTATGAGGGTGGTACTCATGAATCAGGCTTTAAAACAGCGCTAACACGTGTCATAAATGATTATGCGCGCAAGGCAAATTTAATTAAAGAAGCCGATGCTAACCTTACTGGGGAAGACGTTCGCGAAGGGTTAATCGCAATCGTATCGATAAAACACCCCGATCCACAATTCGAAGGGCAAACAAAAACAAAGCTTGGTAACTCAGAGGTAAGCCAGATTACAAATGCATTATTCTCAGATGGCTTTGAGCGCTTTTTATTAGAAAACCCGAGCGTGGCACGTCAAATTGTTGAAAAAGGTACGATGGCAGCTCGCGCACGTGTTGCTGCGAAAAAGGCACGTGAATTTACACGTCGTAAAACAGCATTAGAGGTATCTAATTTACCAGGTAAGTTAGCAGACTGTTCTTCTACAAACCCTGCTGAATCCGAAATTTACATTGTAGAGGGTGACTCGGCGGGTGGTTCTGCAAAAAATGGACGTGATCGTCACTTCCAAGCAATCTTGCCGTTGCGCGGGAAAATTTTAAATGTTGAAAAAGCGCGTTTAGACCGTATTTTATCAAACGCCGAGATCCGTGCGATGATTACTGCGTTCGGTACAGGTATTGGTGAGGATTTTAATTTAGAAAAAGCTCGCTATCACAAAATCATCATTATGACCGATGCCGATGTTGATGGTGCGCACATTCGTGTCTTATTATTAACATTCTTCTTCCGCTTCATGCGTCCTTTAATTGAGGCGGGTTACGTATATGCAGCAAAGCCACCACTTTACCAAGTAAAGCAAGGTAAACATGTGGAATACTGCTATTCAGATGTAGAATTAGAGGAAGTTGTAGAACGCCTGCCGAAATTACCAAAGCCTAATGTACAGCGCTACAAAGGGTTAGGGGAAATGAATGCAGAGCAATTATGGGATACTACAATGGATCCAGAGCACCGTACATTAATTCGAGTAGAATTGGATGATGCGATTGAAGCCGATAAAATTTTCGACCACTTAATGGGTGATGAAGTTGGCCCACGTCGTGACTTTATCGAGGAAAATGCAGTTTATGTACAAGACTTGGATGTTTAAATTCGAAGGGGGTCCTTATTTTGTCTGACATTCAACATGGACATATTGAATCTAGAAATATTACATCCGAAATCAAAACATCCTTTTTAAGCTATGCGATGAGTGTTATTGTTTCACGTGCGTTACCAGATGTACGTGATGGGCTTAAGCCTGTACATCGTCGTATTTTATACGGGATGCAGGAATTAGGAAATACTTCGGATAAACCATATAAAAAGAGCGCACGTATTGTCGGGGATGTAATGGGTAAATACCACCCGCATGGTGACTCTTCAATTTATGAAGCAATGGTACGTATGGCGCAGGATTTCAGCTACCGTTATATGCTTGTTGATGGGCACGGTAACTTTGGGTCTGTCGATGGCGATGGCGCGGCTGCAATGCGTTATACAGAATCACGTATGTCAAAAATCGCAATGGAAATGTTGCGTGATATTAACAAAGATACAATTGATTACGAGCCCAACTATGATGGTAGTGAAAACGAGCCAAAAGTATTACCAGCACGTTATCCAAATCTTTTAGTTAATGGGGCATCAGGGATTGCTGTAGGGATGGCGACAAACATCCCACCACATCATCTTGGTGAAACAATTGACGGTGTATTAGCACTTGCCGATAATCCAAGTATTACAACGGAAGAGCTAATGGAAATTATTCCAGGACCAGACTTTCCAACAGGTGGCTTAATCTTAGGCCGCTCAGGAATTCGTCGTGCCTATGAAACAGGGCGCGGTTCATTAACGATTCGTGCAAAAGTAGAAATTGAGCAAGCTTCGAACGGGAAAGAAACAATTTTAGTTTACGAATTGCCGTATCAAGTTAACAAAGCAAAATTAATTGAAAAAATTGCCGAATTAGTACGTGATAAAAAAATCGACGGCATTACAAAGCTTCAAGATGAATCAGATCGTAAAGGTATGCGTATCGTCATTGAAGTTCGACGCGATGCCAATGCCAATGTTGTATTAAATAATCTATATAAACAAACAGCCATGCAATCAAGCTTTGGGGTGAATATGTTAGCATTAGTTGACGGTCAGCCAAAAGTATTAGGCTTAAAAGAAGTGCTCTATCATTACTTAGAACACCAAAAAGTCGTTATAAAACGTCGTACTGCATTTGAGCTTCGAAAAGCAGAGGATCGTGCACATATTTTAGAAGGTTTACGTATTGCGTTAGACCATATTGATGAAATTATTTCCATTATCCGTAGCTCTCGTAGTGGGGAAGAAGCCAAACCACAATTAATGGAGCGCTTTAACTTATCAGAGCGCCAAGCACAAGCAATTTTAGATATGCGTCTTGTTCGTTTAAGTGGTTTAGAGCGTGAAAAGATTGAAAATGAATACAATGAATTACTCGTATTAATTGCTGAATTAAAAGCCATTTTAGCTGATGAAGCAAAGGTAATTGAAATCATTCGTACAGAAATGACCGAAATTAAAGAACGCTTTAATGATACACGTCGTACGGAAATTACGGCTGGCGGCTTAGAAATGATTGAAGACGAGGATTTAATTCCACGTGAAAACTCCGTGTTGACCTTAACACTTAATGGTTATATTAAGCGTTTAGCAGCCAATACATACCGTTCACAAAAACGCGGTGGTCGCGGTGTACAAGGTATGGGTACAAACGAAGATGATTTTGTAGAGCATCTATTATTCACATCAACGCATGATACGATCCTTTTCTTTACATCAAAAGGAAAGGTGTTCCGTGCAAAGGGCTATGAAATTCCAGAGTTCGGACGCCAAGCAAAAGGTTTACCAATCGTCAACTTATTAAATATTGATAAGGGCGAAAAGGTAACAGCGATGATTCGTGTTTCTGAATTTAAAGAAGATGCCTACTTCATTTTCACAACGAAAACGGGTGTAACAAAACGTACACCAGTTGATCAATTCGCTAATATCCGCACAAATGGGTTAATTGCGATTACTTTACGCGAAGATGATGATCTCATTTCTGTCCATTTAACAGATGGCAAGAAAGAAATTATTATCGGTACACGTGAAGGGATGCTTGTTCGTTTCAAAGAGGATGATATTCGCTCAATGGGACGTTCAGCAGCGGGTGTACGCGGTATTAAATTACGTGAAGATGACTATGTCGTTGGGATGGAAATTATTGAGCCAGGTCAAGAAATTCTAGTTGTTACAGAAAAGGGCTATGGTAAACGTACACCTGAAGCAGAGTACCGTTTGCAAAGTCGTGGTGGTCTAGGTCTAAAAACAATGCAAATTACCGACAAAAACGGTAAAATGTGTGCTGTGAAGGCTGTAGATGGCACAGAGGATATTATGTTAATCACGATTAACGGTATGTTAATACGTATGGATGTAAATGATATTTCTATTATCGGTCGTAGCACACAAGGGGTTCGCCTAATCCGTCTTGCAGAAGATGAATTAGTGGCAACAGTAGCACGTGTGAAAAAAGACGAAGATACAGAAGATGAAGAAATAGAAGAGACAGAACAAACAGAACAATAAGATCGAAAAGTAGCCTAGGTGGATTTAACTACCTAGGCTACTTTTTTATATTTGTATTTTATAATGTATTCGTTATAATAGTATAAAAGACATCGGTATTAGGTTGAAATAACCATATTTAATGATTTAGATAATCATTCTAGTGATTAACTTCTCAATAATTATTATTTTCGATACAATTATAGCAATTAATTTACGTTAGGGGTTGTGAAGTTGGAAGCAATCAATATGAGGGTCGAAGAATTACGTTTAGGTAAAGTCATTGCAGAAGACATCTTTGCCAATACACAATATCCA containing:
- the recF gene encoding DNA replication/repair protein RecF (All proteins in this family for which functions are known are DNA-binding proteins that assist the filamentation of RecA onto DNA for the initiation of recombination or recombinational repair.), yielding MNIERLQLTNYRNYESLTLDFSNKINVFIGENAQGKTNVMESIYVLAMAKSHRTANDKELIRWQADYGKIEGVINKRYGSVPIELTISKKGKKGKINHLEQTKLSNYIGQMNVVMFAPEDLNIVKGSPQIRRRFIDMEIGQISPVYLHDLLTFQKILKQRNHLLKSNQGKASLANDVMFDIYTEQYIGAAVQIIRKRFQFMELLQAWAEPIHEGISRGLERLVIKYRPVSGMDASWSAGQMHDYLKQKLDEMKQREIERGVTLIGPHRDDLQFLVNDYDVQVYGSQGQQRTTALSLKLAEIELIKQETKETPILLLDDVLSELDDYRQSHLLNTIQGEVQTFVTTTSVEGIHHETIQHAKLFRVKQGTIDQ
- the gyrB gene encoding DNA topoisomerase (ATP-hydrolyzing) subunit B — protein: MTLEDSKVQQSYDAEQIQVLEGLEAVRKRPGMYIGSTSSKGLHHLVWEIVDNSIDEALAGFCTDIKITIEQDNWIRVEDNGRGIPVDTQEKMGMPAVEVIMTVLHAGGKFGGGGYKVSGGLHGVGASVVNALSVQTIVQVHRDGKVHEIIFERGHTKQKLTVIGETDRTGTTTRFKADTEIFKETQVYEYDILATRIRELAYLNRGIRISIADEREGQEREEAFHFEGGIREYVEHINENKEPIHAPIDVFGEKEGISVEIAMQYNAGFNSTIMSFANNINTYEGGTHESGFKTALTRVINDYARKANLIKEADANLTGEDVREGLIAIVSIKHPDPQFEGQTKTKLGNSEVSQITNALFSDGFERFLLENPSVARQIVEKGTMAARARVAAKKAREFTRRKTALEVSNLPGKLADCSSTNPAESEIYIVEGDSAGGSAKNGRDRHFQAILPLRGKILNVEKARLDRILSNAEIRAMITAFGTGIGEDFNLEKARYHKIIIMTDADVDGAHIRVLLLTFFFRFMRPLIEAGYVYAAKPPLYQVKQGKHVEYCYSDVELEEVVERLPKLPKPNVQRYKGLGEMNAEQLWDTTMDPEHRTLIRVELDDAIEADKIFDHLMGDEVGPRRDFIEENAVYVQDLDV
- the gyrA gene encoding DNA gyrase subunit A; amino-acid sequence: MSDIQHGHIESRNITSEIKTSFLSYAMSVIVSRALPDVRDGLKPVHRRILYGMQELGNTSDKPYKKSARIVGDVMGKYHPHGDSSIYEAMVRMAQDFSYRYMLVDGHGNFGSVDGDGAAAMRYTESRMSKIAMEMLRDINKDTIDYEPNYDGSENEPKVLPARYPNLLVNGASGIAVGMATNIPPHHLGETIDGVLALADNPSITTEELMEIIPGPDFPTGGLILGRSGIRRAYETGRGSLTIRAKVEIEQASNGKETILVYELPYQVNKAKLIEKIAELVRDKKIDGITKLQDESDRKGMRIVIEVRRDANANVVLNNLYKQTAMQSSFGVNMLALVDGQPKVLGLKEVLYHYLEHQKVVIKRRTAFELRKAEDRAHILEGLRIALDHIDEIISIIRSSRSGEEAKPQLMERFNLSERQAQAILDMRLVRLSGLEREKIENEYNELLVLIAELKAILADEAKVIEIIRTEMTEIKERFNDTRRTEITAGGLEMIEDEDLIPRENSVLTLTLNGYIKRLAANTYRSQKRGGRGVQGMGTNEDDFVEHLLFTSTHDTILFFTSKGKVFRAKGYEIPEFGRQAKGLPIVNLLNIDKGEKVTAMIRVSEFKEDAYFIFTTKTGVTKRTPVDQFANIRTNGLIAITLREDDDLISVHLTDGKKEIIIGTREGMLVRFKEDDIRSMGRSAAGVRGIKLREDDYVVGMEIIEPGQEILVVTEKGYGKRTPEAEYRLQSRGGLGLKTMQITDKNGKMCAVKAVDGTEDIMLITINGMLIRMDVNDISIIGRSTQGVRLIRLAEDELVATVARVKKDEDTEDEEIEETEQTEQ